A window of the Rhizobium sp. N324 genome harbors these coding sequences:
- a CDS encoding ABC transporter ATP-binding protein: MGTHETGSVLSLVGVSKTYDGAQKPALDQVSFSVKPGEFFSILGPSGSGKTTILRTVAGFEKPDTGQIVMAGEVVNSVAPNKRDVRTVFQSYALFPHLTVRENVEYPLRMRGEAKPTRRTKAEEALALTEMVTFADRLPHQLSGGQRQRAALARSIVSRPRLLLLDEPLAALDLRLRQQMQHTLVALQKELGIAFMYVTHDQGEALSMSDRVVVLQDGKIAQLATPREIYFAPQNEFVSRFVGRSNLVAVNFEPSDTGFVGRVEGIKVPGLTAKKGGTARMAIRYEAIQVKPLDEAEGAPDTIPGVVEDVLFLGTNCEVNVRCGGVNLIGTVPAVRHSTFTVGQPVKVAFDAANTQVFHD; the protein is encoded by the coding sequence ATGGGAACACATGAAACCGGCTCCGTGCTTTCGCTCGTCGGCGTTTCGAAAACCTATGACGGCGCCCAAAAACCGGCGCTCGACCAGGTGTCTTTCTCGGTCAAGCCCGGGGAATTCTTTTCCATCCTCGGGCCGAGCGGCTCAGGAAAGACGACAATTCTAAGGACGGTAGCCGGCTTTGAAAAGCCTGATACCGGCCAGATCGTCATGGCAGGCGAGGTGGTCAACTCGGTCGCTCCGAATAAGCGCGATGTCCGAACCGTGTTCCAGAGCTACGCCCTTTTCCCGCACCTCACGGTGCGGGAAAACGTCGAATATCCGCTCCGGATGAGGGGCGAGGCGAAGCCGACCCGGCGGACGAAAGCCGAGGAAGCGCTGGCGCTTACCGAAATGGTAACGTTTGCCGACCGGCTTCCGCACCAGCTTTCCGGCGGCCAGCGTCAGCGTGCCGCGCTGGCCCGGTCCATCGTATCGCGACCGAGGCTTCTGCTTCTCGACGAACCGCTCGCCGCTCTCGATCTTCGCTTGCGCCAGCAAATGCAACACACATTGGTGGCTCTGCAGAAAGAACTCGGCATCGCGTTCATGTATGTTACCCACGACCAGGGCGAAGCCCTGTCGATGTCCGACCGCGTCGTCGTCCTGCAGGACGGCAAGATAGCCCAGCTCGCCACCCCCCGCGAAATATACTTTGCCCCGCAAAACGAGTTCGTTTCGCGTTTCGTCGGCCGCTCCAATCTCGTCGCCGTCAATTTCGAACCGTCCGATACCGGATTCGTGGGACGCGTGGAGGGGATCAAGGTTCCGGGACTGACTGCCAAAAAGGGCGGAACGGCGCGGATGGCGATCAGGTACGAAGCGATACAGGTGAAACCGCTCGATGAGGCGGAAGGGGCGCCCGACACCATTCCCGGCGTTGTGGAAGATGTCCTTTTCCTTGGCACCAACTGCGAGGTGAACGTCCGCTGCGGCGGCGTCAATCTCATCGGCACGGTGCCGGCAGTGCGCCACTCGACATTCACGGT